CCAAATAAAACAGAGAGGGGTAAACAGAACAAAAATAAAGGTCGATATTACAAAGAAATCGAATGAACACGTAATTCTTCCACCTAGCCTAAAGCAGATAATTCATCCTTATTCTGATCAGTTAGATTATGAAGTAAAGGTGTACCCGCTTGAGGAAATCATGGCAGAAAAAATTAGGAGTCTTTTTCAAAGGACAAGACCTAGAGATCTATATGATATATGGAAATTATGGGATAAGGTCGACTGGTCGATTATTGAAGGCATCGTTCGGGAGAAGTTTCTCTTCAAGAAAATAGACTTTGATCTTGATAACTTCAGAAGCAATGAAAGAGACTTCGAAAACGCGTGGAAAAGCTCACTCGGAAACCAACTAAACTCACTGCCTGCGTTTAGTAATGTATTTGACGATGTTCTTCAAAAGCTACATGAAAAAAACTGGATGAATAAGCATCGTTAACCTTGAAAATGGAAGTGTTTAGCTAATAAGCTCACGAAGGTATCGTATCAAAGCAGTTCATCCGTTAAGAATATACACTTCCAAGCCTTCATCTTGCATGAAGATCAGAGCGTTCTCCAACACGCATATCCGATTGTGTTCCAAATAGCATTTCACGGGTTCCGGCTCTGTCTGGTGGTTTATGATCAACGACCCACGTCTTATGAACCGCACTTTTCGGAAAACTATCGACTGCAAACGTGCTCCAACTGAACGAACACCTGTGTTACTGAATGTAAATAATGGAGTCCCTATTTGTTCTAAGATCCGCTGAGCGCTTAAGAATAAGAACCCGCTGATAGCTGGTAAGAACCGATTCTTTAGCTCTTGTTCTTATAACTTGCATCTTCGAACTTGGAACTGATGACCAAGAACCTGGACGCGAAGCGTCAGAACGATGAACCGCTCTTGATAAAATAGACTCTGTCCGTATTTTTCTTAATCGGCTTTCAAAGATAGCTCTTCACGCCCTTCTATGAACTATCTGAAGCAACGCTGCAGGACTCAGGACAGTTACGAAATCGGCGGGAAAGTGTTTAGCATTCCCCGTAACGATCGGACTGTTAGTGGCTCTGGAGACTTCAACAAAAGGTAAATCCGATAGATCTGGAAGCTCCAAAGAGACAGGTTCGGGAGTCACAAGAAAACCCGACCTGACAAAGAAATCCAGAAGCGCCCTTATATCGTCGCTCCTGAATC
This genomic window from Mesotoga sp. Brook.08.105.5.1 contains:
- a CDS encoding nucleotidyl transferase AbiEii/AbiGii toxin family protein; the encoded protein is MVLKGGTGIRKVYFENYRFSDDLDFTLLDEVEIDELNEQITNAAERTQEESGISIINSGVKSNDNGYEATLSFQIKQRGVNRTKIKVDITKKSNEHVILPPSLKQIIHPYSDQLDYEVKVYPLEEIMAEKIRSLFQRTRPRDLYDIWKLWDKVDWSIIEGIVREKFLFKKIDFDLDNFRSNERDFENAWKSSLGNQLNSLPAFSNVFDDVLQKLHEKNWMNKHR
- a CDS encoding putative toxin-antitoxin system toxin component, PIN family, which codes for MKIVVDTNVLVAALINPYGSPAGVLNCILSNRVLPCFDARIIDEYERVLQRPRFGFRSDDIRALLDFFVRSGFLVTPEPVSLELPDLSDLPFVEVSRATNSPIVTGNAKHFPADFVTVLSPAALLQIVHRRA